The Limnochorda sp. LNt genome includes a region encoding these proteins:
- a CDS encoding glycosyltransferase family 4 protein: MMVVLYLDLHGQSAQWRRLAMASPPDVLVLFRRMLDVAVRIPSRVRVFWVHDYQGVSRDSPRGRMVRALAIGWRQLTGPLWHERVDAVFAVSEFMARQLAWLLRVPEHKLRIMPNGIDPSLFREGQVSARDPWRLVYTSVPERGLQTLLRDIYPAIRSELPETELHVFSYRSLEAFRAVTGPGVHLRGSLPKHRLARELMASSLMTYPSNFEELGAIAVLEAMAAGVPVVTSALGVLPELVGDDERGVVVGGVPGTPEFATDYARAVVRLLRDPHRLERMRLAAREFALQQRSWDAIAETWERTLAELLSARRLGRG, encoded by the coding sequence ATGATGGTTGTCCTCTACCTCGATCTCCATGGCCAGTCCGCGCAGTGGCGGAGGCTGGCCATGGCGAGCCCCCCGGACGTGCTCGTGCTCTTTCGTCGCATGCTCGACGTGGCGGTGCGCATCCCCTCGAGAGTGCGTGTCTTCTGGGTACACGACTACCAGGGAGTCTCCCGCGACTCCCCACGGGGAAGGATGGTTCGAGCGCTGGCGATCGGGTGGCGGCAACTGACCGGACCTTTGTGGCATGAGCGGGTCGACGCGGTGTTCGCGGTGAGCGAATTCATGGCGCGTCAGCTCGCCTGGTTGCTTCGGGTACCCGAGCACAAGCTGCGAATCATGCCCAACGGCATCGATCCCTCCCTGTTTCGTGAGGGGCAGGTGTCGGCGCGGGATCCGTGGCGCCTGGTCTACACGTCGGTACCCGAGCGAGGCCTGCAGACGTTACTGCGCGACATCTACCCTGCGATCCGCTCGGAGCTGCCCGAGACCGAGCTTCACGTCTTCTCGTATCGCTCGCTGGAAGCATTCCGGGCGGTCACGGGCCCAGGGGTCCACCTCCGTGGCTCCCTGCCCAAGCACCGGTTGGCCCGGGAACTCATGGCGTCGTCGTTGATGACCTACCCTTCCAACTTCGAGGAGCTAGGCGCCATCGCCGTGCTGGAGGCCATGGCAGCCGGGGTGCCGGTGGTGACCAGCGCGCTGGGGGTCCTTCCCGAGTTGGTCGGCGACGATGAACGGGGAGTCGTGGTCGGGGGTGTCCCCGGCACTCCGGAGTTCGCAACCGACTATGCCAGGGCCGTCGTGCGCCTGCTCCGGGACCCCCATCGATTGGAGCGGATGCGGCTCGCCGCACGTGAGTTTGCCTTGCAGCAGCGCTCGTGGGACGCGATTGCCGAGACGTGGGAGCGCACCCTGGCCGAGTTGCTGTCGGCTCGCCGGCTTGGACGGGGATGA
- a CDS encoding lipid-A-disaccharide synthase-related protein codes for MPADQGRPAVLFLSNGHGEDAVGAAIARELSDTLPSARVLAAPIVGDGGPYRRLGIAVVTPTRPMPSGGFVGLKRSRALWHDLRAGLIRLHLRQARALRRWAPGVDLVVGVGDRLILYLARWVIRRPLVFVAIADSAYLTQGREISNPGERSLMRKCARVVFTRDHLSADMLRKYGVPAMFVGNPMMDAFDITGTRLGDARDGDPRPTVAILPGSRAEAYANFRLALDGVLCAFRAGLRHCRFVAAWADNLPVAPLSDALAGTQWCLVPAPGAFGEEEAWAVAHPDGATVTIVTHRFGDVISQATAVIGLAGTANEQAAGLGKPVILPRGTGPQLNDAMVRRQRLLLGEAVRAVEPNGAAIAGALRAVLDDPERYRRMSEVGRSRMGPRGGARRIAQAIAAQLTHGAGSPGTTPARDLHG; via the coding sequence ATGCCAGCAGACCAAGGTCGCCCCGCCGTGCTCTTCCTCAGCAATGGCCATGGCGAGGATGCAGTCGGTGCGGCCATCGCACGCGAACTGAGCGACACGCTTCCGTCTGCCCGCGTGCTGGCCGCCCCCATCGTGGGAGACGGAGGCCCCTACCGGCGCCTTGGGATCGCCGTCGTCACCCCGACTCGGCCGATGCCGAGCGGAGGCTTCGTGGGCCTGAAACGGTCCCGGGCCCTGTGGCATGACCTGCGAGCGGGGTTGATCCGCCTCCACCTACGACAGGCACGGGCCCTCCGACGATGGGCCCCCGGGGTCGACCTGGTCGTCGGCGTGGGAGATCGGCTCATCCTTTACCTGGCGCGCTGGGTCATCAGGCGCCCCCTCGTCTTCGTGGCCATCGCGGACTCGGCCTACCTCACCCAGGGACGGGAGATCTCCAACCCTGGCGAGAGGAGCCTCATGCGGAAGTGTGCCCGCGTCGTCTTCACCCGGGACCATCTCAGCGCCGACATGTTACGAAAGTACGGGGTGCCGGCGATGTTCGTGGGCAATCCCATGATGGACGCCTTCGATATCACCGGCACACGCCTGGGCGACGCTCGCGACGGGGACCCGAGGCCCACGGTCGCGATTCTGCCGGGCAGCCGGGCCGAGGCGTACGCGAACTTCAGGCTCGCGCTGGACGGCGTGTTGTGCGCGTTCCGCGCAGGGCTCCGCCACTGCCGGTTCGTCGCCGCGTGGGCTGACAACCTCCCGGTCGCTCCCCTGTCAGATGCCCTGGCCGGGACGCAGTGGTGCCTCGTACCCGCCCCGGGGGCGTTCGGGGAAGAGGAGGCGTGGGCCGTGGCCCACCCGGACGGTGCGACCGTCACGATCGTCACTCATCGGTTCGGCGACGTGATCAGTCAGGCGACCGCGGTGATCGGCCTGGCGGGCACGGCCAACGAGCAGGCAGCCGGTCTCGGGAAACCCGTCATCCTGCCTCGCGGCACGGGGCCGCAGCTGAATGACGCGATGGTACGACGCCAACGCCTCCTGCTCGGCGAAGCGGTCCGGGCCGTAGAGCCCAACGGCGCCGCCATCGCCGGGGCGCTGCGTGCGGTGCTCGATGACCCGGAGCGCTACCGACGCATGAGCGAGGTGGGTCGCTCCCGCATGGGCCCGAGGGGCGGGGCTCGCCGGATCGCTCAGGCCATCGCGGCTCAGCTGACCCATGGGGCGGGTTCGCCCGGTACGACGCCTGCCCGAGACCTTCACGGGTGA
- a CDS encoding glycosyltransferase family 4 protein encodes MSAESPSVLFYADLCRPFAPPDFETRAMGGSETALFYVARDLAALGHQVTVVAHPGARQGVYDGVTYVDIGGAEWREYRNVDVTVVFRQLPHARRPLPGRHRLFWGHDHIGLYPELPHGIKRSLLAAAWRLGYRLFSRHAPGVVAVSRWLANCYVEFAGWRSDRAWVIPNGVNPELFRDADPRPPADENRPLRVAYTSVPERGLGLLISRVMPAIWAQVPDVELHVFSYRPLEAYRALASSAGSRVVFHGGLPQRDLARTLASYDLWLYPTDFPETSCIAAMEAQAAGLPVVTSARYALRETVEDGRTGILIEGTVGSAEYVERFASAAVRLLQDARLRREMGERARRRVLTEFTWSKAAQRWSQLLYEVATDAGSHP; translated from the coding sequence ATGAGCGCTGAGTCACCGTCCGTGCTCTTTTATGCCGACTTGTGCCGGCCGTTCGCGCCGCCGGACTTCGAGACCCGGGCCATGGGTGGGAGCGAGACTGCCCTGTTTTATGTCGCTCGGGACCTGGCAGCACTGGGTCACCAGGTCACGGTCGTCGCCCATCCGGGGGCTCGCCAGGGTGTGTATGACGGCGTCACCTATGTCGATATAGGTGGCGCCGAATGGCGGGAATACCGCAACGTGGACGTGACGGTCGTCTTCCGGCAGCTCCCGCACGCACGCCGTCCATTGCCCGGCCGTCATCGACTCTTCTGGGGCCACGACCACATCGGCCTGTATCCCGAGCTTCCGCACGGCATCAAGCGCAGCTTGCTTGCCGCAGCTTGGCGTCTCGGCTACCGGCTCTTCAGCCGGCACGCGCCCGGCGTGGTTGCCGTGAGCCGGTGGCTGGCCAATTGTTATGTCGAGTTTGCTGGCTGGCGCTCCGACCGAGCCTGGGTCATCCCCAACGGGGTCAACCCGGAACTCTTTCGCGACGCCGACCCGCGCCCTCCCGCCGACGAGAACCGGCCGCTACGGGTGGCCTACACCTCGGTGCCCGAACGTGGCCTTGGCCTGCTCATCTCCCGCGTGATGCCGGCCATTTGGGCACAGGTCCCGGACGTGGAGCTGCATGTCTTTAGCTACCGGCCGCTCGAGGCCTATCGCGCACTGGCTTCCTCGGCCGGCTCCCGAGTGGTCTTCCACGGCGGGCTCCCGCAGCGGGACCTGGCTCGGACGCTTGCGTCTTACGATCTCTGGCTCTACCCGACCGACTTTCCGGAAACCTCGTGCATCGCGGCGATGGAGGCTCAGGCGGCGGGTTTGCCTGTCGTCACCTCCGCCCGCTATGCGCTTCGAGAGACGGTGGAGGACGGCCGCACCGGCATCCTCATCGAGGGGACGGTCGGGTCGGCCGAGTACGTGGAGCGCTTCGCCAGCGCCGCAGTGAGACTGTTGCAGGATGCCCGCCTCCGGCGAGAGATGGGAGAGCGTGCCCGTCGCCGCGTCTTGACCGAGTTTACGTGGAGCAAGGCCGCGCAGCGGTGGAGCCAACTGCTGTACGAAGTGGCGACGGATGCCGGGAGTCACCCGTGA
- a CDS encoding O-antigen ligase family protein produces the protein MARYMVEGSLLLFALAAPLSGGGLALLPLALSLPVLLRQLQQVPRLAWPAASLVGATLISAAFGVDKLVGFGHVVGLLLLAAIGLAGGHALASDAVLLRHRWLAVATVSTAVMATYAVYQHFGLHIARATGFGGFANRLGTLLAFFGFVGLGYLLTLPRRWRWISIPFAALVLTGIGASMSRAAWVAVVAGAAVMALRWGRRGVAILLLACILVAAVGSLQSRWVGRWQSIFDLQDNLDRITLWWTALRIFASSPLVGRGPGSFPQLQAAFMPDPAPARVPISSTPHSVLFGLAADTGLLGLAAFGWLLARALGMAWKVWRHGDIFSVGLVASVVAIVVNDLFGQGFYAMEVASVMWIGFGLLDGLYAGHRDGFRRGSGDER, from the coding sequence GTGGCCCGCTACATGGTCGAGGGCTCGTTGCTGCTCTTCGCGCTGGCTGCCCCCTTGAGCGGGGGCGGGTTGGCCCTGTTGCCGCTAGCCCTGTCGCTGCCGGTGCTGCTTCGACAGCTTCAGCAGGTGCCCCGGCTTGCGTGGCCCGCGGCGAGCCTGGTCGGGGCAACGTTGATTTCTGCGGCGTTTGGGGTCGACAAGCTGGTCGGATTCGGTCACGTCGTGGGGCTGTTGCTGCTGGCGGCGATAGGGTTAGCGGGTGGTCACGCCCTCGCTTCGGACGCGGTCTTGCTGAGACATCGATGGCTCGCCGTGGCCACTGTCAGTACGGCGGTGATGGCCACGTACGCTGTCTACCAGCATTTTGGGCTGCACATAGCCAGGGCGACGGGATTCGGTGGCTTCGCCAACCGGCTCGGTACGCTGCTGGCCTTCTTCGGGTTCGTAGGGCTCGGTTACTTGTTGACGCTGCCCCGCCGGTGGCGATGGATATCGATACCTTTTGCCGCACTCGTGCTGACCGGCATCGGCGCCAGTATGTCGCGGGCTGCTTGGGTAGCGGTGGTGGCGGGGGCCGCGGTGATGGCCCTGCGATGGGGACGGCGGGGAGTGGCGATATTGCTGCTCGCGTGCATCCTCGTCGCCGCCGTGGGGAGCTTGCAGTCGCGGTGGGTTGGTCGCTGGCAAAGCATCTTCGACCTGCAAGACAACCTCGATCGCATCACGCTTTGGTGGACGGCGTTACGCATCTTCGCATCCAGTCCCCTCGTGGGGCGCGGTCCTGGCAGTTTCCCTCAGTTGCAAGCCGCCTTCATGCCCGACCCTGCCCCTGCCCGGGTCCCCATCTCCTCGACGCCCCACAGTGTGTTGTTCGGGCTGGCCGCTGATACAGGGCTGCTTGGACTGGCAGCCTTCGGCTGGTTGCTGGCGAGAGCCCTCGGCATGGCCTGGAAGGTGTGGCGACATGGCGACATCTTCTCCGTCGGGCTCGTGGCGTCCGTCGTCGCGATCGTGGTCAATGACCTGTTCGGCCAGGGTTTCTACGCCATGGAGGTAGCTTCCGTCATGTGGATCGGCTTCGGCCTGCTCGATGGGCTGTACGCCGGTCATCGCGATGGATTCCGGCGCGGGAGCGGCGATGAGCGCTGA
- a CDS encoding response regulator transcription factor: MDGERILVVDDEPHILKAVSRRLERSGYQVEVAADGEEALEKFERFRPDLVVLDLMLPRLDGYEVCHAIRERSSVPIIILSARSEEPDRLTGFWLGADDYLTKPFSLAELVLRIQAVLRRARPDSAAARPSEAVEPAARADQETDQDQVLHFEGLTIDRRCWMVWRNGKPVELTAKEFDLLWLLASHPMVVFTRDQILDRVWQSDYAGDLANVTVCISRLREKLEEDPMAPRYIQTVRGVGYRFRARPIKPGARPGAASTGEPAVAG; encoded by the coding sequence ATGGACGGCGAGCGCATCCTGGTCGTCGACGACGAGCCGCACATCCTCAAGGCAGTGAGCCGGCGCCTGGAGCGTTCGGGCTACCAGGTCGAGGTGGCCGCCGACGGGGAGGAGGCGCTGGAGAAGTTCGAGCGCTTCCGGCCGGATCTGGTCGTGCTGGACCTGATGCTGCCACGGCTGGACGGGTACGAGGTCTGCCACGCCATCCGGGAGCGCTCATCGGTACCCATCATCATCCTGTCGGCCCGCAGTGAGGAGCCGGACCGGCTGACGGGCTTCTGGCTGGGGGCCGACGACTACCTGACCAAGCCCTTCAGCCTGGCCGAGCTGGTGCTGCGCATCCAGGCGGTGCTGCGGCGGGCCCGCCCCGACAGCGCCGCGGCGCGGCCCTCGGAGGCGGTCGAACCGGCGGCGCGAGCCGACCAGGAGACGGACCAGGACCAGGTGCTGCACTTCGAGGGCCTCACCATCGACCGGCGGTGCTGGATGGTGTGGCGCAACGGCAAGCCGGTGGAGCTGACGGCCAAAGAGTTCGACCTGCTGTGGCTCTTGGCCAGCCACCCCATGGTGGTCTTCACCCGGGACCAGATCCTGGACCGGGTCTGGCAGAGCGACTACGCCGGCGATCTGGCCAACGTCACCGTCTGCATCAGCCGCCTGCGCGAGAAGCTCGAGGAGGACCCCATGGCCCCCCGCTACATCCAGACGGTGCGCGGCGTGGGCTACCGGTTTAGGGCTCGCCCCATCAAGCCGGGAGCCCGGCCCGGTGCGGCGTCGACCGGCGAGCCGGCGGTGGCGGGGTAG
- a CDS encoding ATP-binding protein translates to MTPGGESVRLWERLEVRLLGSVAAVALAMSLASFGWDAYRQRLDAERTLTDRARAVTKQFLAVRSFVAQAETERLHSEPGSFHHLDPVAVARVVGEIFGAGSEATVREVWVGAASPQHRPDPVEQAALARFEAEPGVTEYAVVSGPEATPAAGGPEPVSGTGRLFRYVAPIYLEASCLSCHQQGAWAGQTGAEPPAVGDVMGAISIAVPIDSFEASVASAIRDRLWFTVYLTGISLAVLAFLLRRQVIGPLGKLTAMASRFATGDLRPAPVPRGAAGETAMLASVMNDMAAALRELYEDLESKVEERTRRLQEANAILREKQAELERAQQLQSEFLATVSHELRTPLTSILAFTELMLEEERVAQDAALREYLTDIRECAQRLYGQINDLLDLARIEAGRMQLDRQPFDVREAVEACLRRIEPLATRKGLAVLHPQGAAAVWVEADRSRVEQILMNLLSNAVKFTRAGRIAVEIEPGAEPDGGMVRIDVSDTGIGIRPEHQAIIFEKFRQVDSSASREYPGSGLGLALARHLVEMHGGRIWVRSAPGQGSTFSFTLPAASGVAARPAGG, encoded by the coding sequence TTGACCCCGGGCGGTGAAAGCGTGCGGCTCTGGGAGCGGCTGGAGGTGCGCCTGCTGGGCAGCGTGGCGGCCGTCGCGCTGGCCATGAGCCTGGCCAGCTTCGGCTGGGATGCGTACCGCCAGCGCCTCGATGCCGAGCGCACCCTCACGGACCGCGCACGAGCCGTCACCAAGCAGTTCCTGGCCGTCCGCTCCTTCGTGGCCCAGGCCGAGACCGAGCGGCTGCATTCGGAGCCGGGCAGCTTCCACCACCTGGACCCCGTGGCCGTCGCGCGGGTAGTGGGCGAGATCTTCGGCGCCGGCTCGGAGGCCACGGTGCGGGAGGTGTGGGTGGGCGCCGCCTCACCCCAGCACCGGCCCGACCCCGTCGAGCAGGCCGCCTTGGCCCGATTCGAGGCGGAGCCGGGCGTCACCGAGTACGCGGTGGTGAGCGGGCCCGAGGCGACGCCGGCGGCGGGAGGCCCCGAACCGGTCTCCGGGACCGGCCGGCTCTTCCGCTACGTGGCACCCATCTACCTGGAGGCGAGCTGCCTCAGCTGCCACCAGCAAGGCGCGTGGGCCGGGCAGACGGGGGCGGAGCCCCCGGCGGTGGGCGATGTGATGGGAGCCATCAGTATCGCCGTGCCCATCGACTCCTTCGAGGCCTCGGTGGCGTCGGCGATCCGCGACCGGCTCTGGTTCACCGTCTACCTGACGGGGATCTCGCTGGCCGTGCTGGCCTTCCTGCTGCGCCGTCAAGTGATCGGGCCGCTGGGAAAGCTGACGGCCATGGCGTCACGCTTCGCCACCGGCGACTTGCGGCCGGCGCCGGTCCCCCGAGGAGCGGCCGGGGAGACGGCGATGCTGGCTTCGGTGATGAACGACATGGCCGCCGCGCTCCGCGAGCTCTACGAGGATCTGGAGTCCAAGGTGGAGGAGCGCACCCGCCGGCTGCAGGAGGCCAACGCCATCCTGCGGGAGAAGCAGGCGGAGCTGGAGCGGGCACAGCAGCTGCAGTCCGAGTTCTTGGCCACGGTATCCCACGAGCTGCGCACGCCGCTCACCTCCATCCTGGCCTTCACCGAGCTCATGCTGGAGGAGGAGCGGGTGGCCCAGGACGCGGCGCTGCGCGAGTACCTCACCGACATCCGGGAGTGCGCCCAGCGGCTTTACGGCCAGATCAACGACCTGCTGGATCTGGCCCGCATCGAGGCGGGCCGGATGCAGCTCGACCGGCAGCCCTTCGACGTGCGCGAGGCGGTGGAGGCCTGCCTGCGCCGCATCGAGCCCCTGGCGACACGCAAGGGGTTGGCGGTGCTCCACCCGCAGGGGGCCGCGGCCGTCTGGGTGGAGGCGGACCGCAGCCGGGTGGAGCAGATCCTGATGAACCTGCTCTCCAATGCGGTCAAGTTCACCCGTGCGGGCCGCATCGCGGTCGAGATCGAGCCCGGCGCGGAGCCGGACGGGGGCATGGTGCGGATCGACGTGAGCGACACGGGCATCGGCATCCGGCCCGAGCACCAAGCCATCATCTTCGAGAAGTTCCGCCAGGTGGATAGCTCGGCCTCCCGCGAGTACCCCGGCTCGGGACTGGGCCTGGCCCTGGCCCGTCACCTGGTCGAGATGCACGGGGGACGCATCTGGGTCCGGAGCGCGCCCGGCCAGGGCAGCACGTTCAGCTTCACGCTGCCGGCCGCCTCTGGGGTCGCGGCCCGGCCGGCGGGAGGATGA
- a CDS encoding ClpP family protease, producing the protein MEWKGSWPAVGGNDGGAEAADGEAPDGQGRSQPPAPGPLEYLRQLGQLSPVPSGEQGIHVLPIVGQIEGHVSLPPKNKATKYEHVIPQLVAVEQSPRVKGVLIVLNTVGGDIEAGLAIAEMVRTLSKPAVSVVLGGGHSIGIPIAVAADYSFVAETATITIHPVRLSGVLVGMPQAYEYLDKMQDRIIRFIVDNSRISEAKLRELMFRTGDLVRDVGTVLVGREAVNVGLIDEIGGLSQAVRKLHELAERSREAVPTEAPGL; encoded by the coding sequence ATGGAGTGGAAGGGGTCCTGGCCGGCCGTCGGCGGCAACGACGGCGGGGCAGAGGCGGCGGACGGGGAGGCGCCGGACGGGCAGGGCAGATCCCAGCCGCCGGCGCCCGGCCCCCTGGAGTATCTGCGGCAGCTGGGTCAGCTCTCGCCGGTCCCCTCGGGGGAGCAGGGCATCCACGTGCTGCCCATCGTGGGGCAGATCGAGGGGCACGTCAGCCTGCCTCCCAAGAACAAGGCGACCAAGTACGAGCACGTCATCCCCCAGCTCGTGGCGGTCGAGCAGAGCCCCCGGGTGAAGGGCGTGCTCATCGTCCTCAACACCGTCGGCGGCGACATCGAGGCCGGGCTCGCCATCGCCGAGATGGTGCGCACCCTCTCCAAGCCTGCCGTCTCCGTGGTGCTGGGGGGCGGGCACTCCATCGGGATTCCCATCGCGGTGGCGGCCGACTACAGCTTCGTGGCGGAGACGGCCACCATCACCATCCATCCGGTGCGCCTGTCGGGGGTGCTGGTGGGCATGCCCCAGGCCTACGAGTACCTCGACAAGATGCAGGACCGGATCATCCGCTTCATCGTCGACAACTCCCGCATCTCCGAAGCCAAGCTGCGCGAGCTGATGTTTCGCACCGGCGATCTGGTGCGCGACGTGGGCACCGTGCTGGTCGGGCGGGAGGCGGTCAACGTGGGGCTCATCGACGAGATAGGGGGGCTCTCGCAGGCGGTGCGCAAGCTGCACGAGCTGGCGGAGCGCAGTCGCGAGGCCGTCCCGACGGAGGCGCCGGGGCTGTGA
- a CDS encoding ribonuclease J, with translation MGSNGPAVQLIPLGGLGEIGKNMLLLETEKEILVIDAGVMFPEEEMLGIDLVIPDMSYLWERRQKVRAVLLTHGHEDHIGALPYLLREIRVPVYGTRLTLGLVRARLAEHRLDFDPVLVEVKPGERHRPGSFDVEFIHLNHSIPGAVAIAAHTPAGIVLHVTDFKFDQTPIDNQPADYHRLAELGKQGVAVLLSDSTNAERPGWTPSERSVGQSLLEVFQRAPGRVLLATFATNVHRIQQAIDAAVATGRKVAVVGRSMENVVGIASELDYLHIPPGTLVGLDEIGRRPHDRLVILTTGSQGEPMSALSRMASGDHRQVAIVPGDTVVISAHPIPGNERLVGRTINLLFKLGANVIYEPFEEIHASGHASQEELKLLLNLVRPRFFVPVHGEYRMLVKHARLAREVGIAPDRVLLVENGDVLELSGQRLVRRGSVPAGQVFVDGLSVGDVGSVVLRDRRQLAQDGIVVVVATVDARSGELVAGPELVSRGFVYARESEALLEEARQQAKAALLEALHRNGTEWGALKGRVKDALGQFVYERLKRRPMILPIIVEV, from the coding sequence ATGGGCTCCAACGGCCCGGCCGTCCAGCTGATCCCTCTCGGGGGGCTGGGCGAGATAGGGAAGAACATGTTGCTATTGGAGACGGAGAAGGAGATCCTGGTCATCGACGCCGGGGTGATGTTCCCCGAAGAGGAGATGCTGGGGATCGACCTCGTCATCCCCGACATGAGCTACCTCTGGGAGCGTCGCCAGAAGGTCCGGGCCGTCCTGCTGACCCACGGGCACGAGGACCACATCGGCGCGTTGCCCTACCTGCTCCGGGAGATCCGGGTGCCGGTCTACGGCACCCGCCTGACGCTGGGGCTGGTGCGGGCGCGGTTGGCGGAGCACCGGCTCGACTTCGACCCGGTCCTGGTGGAGGTGAAGCCCGGCGAGCGGCACCGGCCGGGGAGCTTCGACGTGGAGTTCATCCACCTCAATCACTCCATCCCCGGGGCCGTCGCCATCGCCGCCCACACGCCCGCGGGCATCGTCCTGCACGTGACGGACTTCAAGTTCGACCAGACGCCCATCGACAACCAGCCGGCCGACTACCACCGGCTGGCCGAACTGGGCAAGCAGGGCGTGGCGGTGCTCCTCTCCGACAGCACCAACGCGGAGCGTCCGGGTTGGACGCCCTCGGAGCGCTCCGTGGGGCAATCCCTGCTGGAGGTGTTCCAGCGGGCCCCGGGGCGGGTGTTGCTGGCCACCTTCGCCACCAACGTCCACCGCATCCAGCAGGCCATCGACGCGGCCGTGGCCACCGGGCGCAAGGTGGCGGTGGTGGGCCGCAGCATGGAGAACGTGGTGGGCATCGCCTCGGAGCTGGACTACCTGCACATCCCGCCGGGAACCCTGGTGGGGCTGGACGAGATCGGGCGCCGGCCCCACGATCGGCTCGTCATCCTGACCACCGGCAGCCAGGGCGAGCCGATGTCGGCCCTGTCGCGCATGGCGTCGGGGGATCACCGCCAGGTGGCCATCGTGCCCGGTGACACGGTGGTCATCTCGGCCCATCCCATCCCGGGCAACGAGCGGTTGGTGGGCCGCACCATCAACTTGCTCTTCAAGCTGGGGGCCAACGTCATCTACGAGCCCTTCGAGGAGATCCACGCCTCCGGGCACGCCAGCCAGGAGGAGCTCAAGCTGTTGCTCAACCTGGTGCGGCCCCGCTTCTTCGTGCCGGTGCACGGCGAGTACCGGATGCTGGTCAAGCACGCGCGTCTCGCCCGGGAGGTGGGCATCGCCCCCGACCGGGTGCTGCTGGTCGAGAACGGGGACGTGCTGGAGCTGTCCGGCCAGCGTCTGGTGCGGCGGGGCAGCGTCCCGGCCGGCCAGGTCTTCGTCGACGGCCTCAGCGTGGGCGACGTCGGCAGCGTGGTGCTGCGCGACCGCCGCCAGCTGGCGCAGGACGGCATCGTGGTGGTGGTGGCCACGGTGGACGCCCGATCGGGCGAGCTGGTGGCGGGGCCCGAGCTGGTCTCGAGGGGCTTCGTCTACGCTCGGGAGTCGGAGGCGCTGCTGGAGGAGGCCCGTCAGCAGGCGAAGGCCGCCCTGCTCGAGGCCCTGCACCGCAACGGCACCGAATGGGGCGCGCTCAAGGGGCGGGTGAAGGATGCGCTGGGGCAGTTCGTCTACGAGCGGCTCAAGCGGCGCCCCATGATCCTGCCCATCATCGTCGAGGTGTGA
- the dapA gene encoding 4-hydroxy-tetrahydrodipicolinate synthase: MAKGLGRLLTAMVTPMRADASVDYAAAATLAARLVESGSDGVVVCGTTGESPTLTDEEKVGLFEAVVEAIGGRATVVAGTGTYDTHHSIELTRRAEKVGVDAILAVVPYYNRPPQEGLFRHFEAIAKATSLPVILYNIPGRTGQHLTAETTARLAAISNVVALKDSTGQIDHVSQVRRLVPPEFLIYSGDDSLTLPILSVGGDGVISVASHLVGRRIRDMIDAFLAGNVQGARQIHLEMFGLFRALFVTTNPIPVKRALKLAGIDVGPVRPPLVEASEAETKVIRDAMAELGLVA; encoded by the coding sequence ATGGCAAAGGGGCTGGGACGCCTGCTGACGGCGATGGTGACCCCGATGCGGGCGGACGCGAGCGTGGACTACGCCGCCGCCGCCACGCTGGCGGCGCGCCTGGTGGAGTCCGGATCGGACGGCGTCGTCGTCTGCGGCACGACGGGCGAGTCGCCGACGCTGACCGACGAGGAGAAGGTGGGCCTCTTCGAGGCGGTGGTGGAGGCCATCGGGGGCCGCGCCACCGTGGTGGCCGGCACGGGCACCTACGACACCCACCACAGCATCGAGCTGACGCGGCGAGCCGAGAAGGTGGGCGTCGACGCCATCCTGGCGGTGGTGCCCTACTACAACCGCCCCCCGCAGGAGGGGCTCTTCCGGCACTTCGAGGCCATCGCCAAGGCGACGAGCCTGCCGGTGATCCTGTACAATATCCCCGGCCGGACCGGCCAGCACCTGACGGCCGAGACGACGGCCCGGCTGGCTGCCATTTCCAACGTGGTGGCGCTCAAGGATTCGACGGGGCAGATCGATCACGTCTCCCAGGTGCGGCGGTTGGTGCCGCCGGAGTTCCTCATCTACAGCGGTGATGACAGCCTGACGCTGCCCATCCTCTCGGTGGGCGGTGACGGCGTGATCAGCGTCGCCTCCCACCTGGTCGGACGACGCATCCGGGACATGATCGACGCGTTCCTGGCGGGCAACGTGCAGGGGGCACGCCAGATCCACCTGGAGATGTTCGGGTTGTTCAGGGCGCTGTTCGTCACGACCAACCCCATCCCCGTCAAGCGGGCCCTCAAGCTGGCTGGCATCGACGTGGGCCCCGTGCGCCCTCCGCTGGTGGAGGCCTCGGAGGCCGAGACCAAGGTGATACGCGACGCCATGGCCGAGCTGGGGCTCGTGGCCTGA